From the Lathyrus oleraceus cultivar Zhongwan6 chromosome 3, CAAS_Psat_ZW6_1.0, whole genome shotgun sequence genome, the window GAATATTCAAATTAGGAGATTCCGAAAATCTCCCTCAGAAAGGCAAATCAGTCCTTCTTCCAGCAAAAATTGTCTGAATCAATGTCAACCGTTTGAACTAAAACTTAATGTCATGCTTTGTGTCTGTCTCAAATTTCACTCAGGCTTGCTCAATGGATCCCGTAAAAATGGCCACAGCACTGTCGTTCCTAGCAAGGAACACGATCCCAACATTTTATCATAAAAATCTATTTTTTAGGCCTTTCTCTTTCCACAAATTAGGACCCAGAAGAACAAGCAGCGAGTTAAATAAGGCTCTAAGAGTCCTTAAACTCGTATCACCCCAAAAAAGTGTCACTGATATTGAAAATCGTCGAAGTCATCTTAGGCTAGTTGAAGACATTTTAGACTATAGTGCAATAAATCCTCTTGCTGATAATTCAGCTTCTTTGAAGCCTAATACTGAAACTACTATTGAATCCTCTGTTCTAGATACGGAACAAGGATTGGGAATTGATGTGTGTTTTTTGTCCCATGCTTTGAGTTCATGTGGGTACAAACGTGACTTTTATGGAGGTATTCAGTATCACTGTTTGGCGATAACAACTGGGTTCATTGCTAATGTTTATGTTGGAAGCTCTTTGATAAGTTTGTACGGTAGATGTGGTTTGTTAAGGAATGCATACCGTGTGTTTGATGAAATGCTTGAGAGAAATGTAGTTTCATGGACGGCGATCATTGCTGGGTTTGCGCAAGAATGGCGTGTTGATATGTGTTTGGAACTCTTCCATGAGATGAGGGGTTTAGAATTGAAGCCTAATTATTTTACTTACACTAGTCTGCTGAGTGCTTGTATGAGCAGTGGAGCACTTGGTCATGGGAGAGGTGTCCACGGTCAAATAATTCGAATGGGTTTTCTTTGTTATCTCCATGTTGAAAATGCACTCATTGCTATGTATTC encodes:
- the LOC127126839 gene encoding pentatricopeptide repeat-containing protein At2g37320, which translates into the protein MSCFVSVSNFTQACSMDPVKMATALSFLARNTIPTFYHKNLFFRPFSFHKLGPRRTSSELNKALRVLKLVSPQKSVTDIENRRSHLRLVEDILDYSAINPLADNSASLKPNTETTIESSVLDTEQGLGIDVCFLSHALSSCGYKRDFYGGIQYHCLAITTGFIANVYVGSSLISLYGRCGLLRNAYRVFDEMLERNVVSWTAIIAGFAQEWRVDMCLELFHEMRGLELKPNYFTYTSLLSACMSSGALGHGRGVHGQIIRMGFLCYLHVENALIAMYSKCGAIDDSLYIFENMVNKDVVTWNSMIVGYAHHGLAQEAICLFEEMIKQGVNPDAVTFLGILSSCRHGGLVKEGQAYFSSMVDHGLQPELDHYSCIVDLLGRSGLLLEALDFIKNMPVCPNAVIWGSLLSSSRLHGSVWIGIRAAESRLSLEPGCSATLLQLANLYASVGWWNQVAQVRKLMKDKGLKPNPGCSWIEVKNKVYRFEAQDKSNSRMNDILLIMENLVDHMSGLSLQSKMSEENIWFS